The proteins below are encoded in one region of Coffea arabica cultivar ET-39 chromosome 4c, Coffea Arabica ET-39 HiFi, whole genome shotgun sequence:
- the LOC113741328 gene encoding uncharacterized protein isoform X1: MAADEKLRALKKAYADIILNTAKEAAARIMASERKAQRFQRELQMAKEEALRMLLRLKQMMDSKISDAELTSLSQQKKIDELEAQLQEAEDIVKDLREELREVNTELERVRNSKEKLLDDQHAVAQKGISEENEAHYSQSNALPPNQSDLGHVAAAELRSMHEFQKNESFKFYSGVPYVGNLYLGCPDLPSIILRSKEPELYRNGCTQRIRASEGNLSNMLSGKVHKRKDDISTLEDLGGKQIFSVPNCSLGNLSNVEKKVEADSQLGRWNPTPIFCVKKKRATRYRKRTITSSGSFPDQLRRPNQAPDVSCAATHLISVRSDVHFEENKSKMVSRLSSDGAEPGLEEDCAETSENDIELGNSAAVHRPVNENEGTENLVLKDSAGSSVATEGETDLQNSNITLPIYEPNEPTVADRVGNQPIHERIIKYTFQRKRKRDSLSKSNGVVSFESDTSKRRTLGEESDPVEQEKSNLVTESSRHCGRLAHIAHQAHESHCVKGRVSCMISDNFLEWYAVHY; this comes from the exons GCGGATATCATACTGAACACGGCGAAGGAGGCCGCTGCCAGAATAATGGCGTCCGAAAGAAAGGCGCAGCGGTTTCAGCGGGAGCTTCAGATGGCCAAAGAGGAGGCCTTGCGGATGCTCCTGCGCCTCAAGCAGATGATGGATTCTAAG ATTTCTGATGCAGAGTTGACGTCACTGAGTCAACAGAAAAAGATTGATGAACTTGAAGCTCAACTCCAAGAAGCTGAGGATATTGTTAAAGATCTCAGAGAGGAACTGAGAGAAGTGAACACTGAATTGGAGAGGGTCAGAAACAGTAAAGAGAAGCTCCTGGATGATCAGCATGCTGTGGCACAAAAAGGAATATCTGAAGAGAATGAAGCCCACTATTCCCAGTCTAATGCACTCCCTCCCAATCAATCAGATCTCGGACATGTTGCAGCTGCTGAATTGAGAAGCATGCATGAGTTTCAGAAAAATGAGAGTTTTAAATTCTATTCTGGTGTACCTTATGTGGGGAATTTATACCTTGGATGTCCAGATTTGCCCTCTATCATTTTGAGAAGCAAAGAGCCTGAGCTGTACAGAAATGGGTGCACTCAGAGAATACGTGCGTCAGAAGGAAACCTTTCGAATATGCTTTCTGGGAAAGTACATAAAAGGAAAGATGATATCTCTACTCTAGAAGATTTAGGTGGTAAACAAATCTTTTCAGTACCTAACTGTAGCTTAGGAAATTTGAGTAATGTTGAGAAGAAAGTAGAGGCAGATAGCCAACTTGGTAGATGGAACCCCACCCCAATTTTTTGTGTCAAGAAGAAGAGAGCTACTAGATATAGGAAAAGGACGATTACCTCATCCGGAAGTTTTCCTGATCAACTTCGTAGACCTAATCAAGCTCCTGATGTTTCTTGTGCGGCAACTCATCTGATTTCTGTGAGAAGTGATGTTCATTTTGAGGAAAATAAATCCAAGATGGTGTCAAGATTATCTTCAGATGGAGCTGAACCAGGGTTAGAGGAGGATTGTGCTGAAACTTCTGAAAATGATATTGAGCTTGGTAACTCTGCTGCTGTTCATAGACCCGTGAATGAAAATGAAGGTACAGAAAATTTGGTCCTTAAGGATTCTGCCGGGAGTTCGGTGGCTACAGAGGGTGAAACAGATCttcaaaactcaaatattacattgcCGATATATGAGCCAAATGAACCTACTGTAGCGGATAGGGTTGGTAATCAACCTATCCATGAAAGAATAATCAAGTATACATTCCAAAGGAAGCGAAAGAGAGATTCTTTGAGCAAATCCAATGGGgttgtttcttttgaaagtGATACTTCTAAGAGGCGAACTTTGGGGGAAGAAAGTGATCCTGTGGAGCAGGAGAAGTCAAACTTAGTAACAGAATCCTCTCGACATTGTGGGCGCTTAGCACACATTGCTCATCAG GCGCACGAGTCCCATTGCGTTAAAGGCAGGGTTTCCTGTATGATTTCTGACAATTTTTTGGAGTGGTATGCAGTCCACTATTAA
- the LOC113741328 gene encoding uncharacterized protein isoform X2 → MAADEKLRALKKAYADIILNTAKEAAARIMASERKAQRFQRELQMAKEEALRMLLRLKQMMDSKISDAELTSLSQQKKIDELEAQLQEAEDIVKDLREELREVNTELERVRNSKEKLLDDQHAVAQKGISEENEAHYSQSNALPPNQSDLGHVAAAELRSMHEFQKNESFKFYSGVPYVGNLYLGCPDLPSIILRSKEPELYRNGCTQRIRASEGNLSNMLSGKVHKRKDDISTLEDLGGKQIFSVPNCSLGNLSNVEKKVEADSQLGRWNPTPIFCVKKKRATRYRKRTITSSGSFPDQLRRPNQAPDVSCAATHLISVRSDVHFEENKSKMVSRLSSDGAEPGLEEDCAETSENDIELGNSAAVHRPVNENEGTENLVLKDSAGSSVATEGETDLQNSNITLPIYEPNEPTVADRVGNQPIHERIIKYTFQRKRKRDSLSKSNGVVSFESDTSKRRTLGEESDPVEQEKSNLVTESSRHCGRLAHIAHQLISLSESKW, encoded by the exons GCGGATATCATACTGAACACGGCGAAGGAGGCCGCTGCCAGAATAATGGCGTCCGAAAGAAAGGCGCAGCGGTTTCAGCGGGAGCTTCAGATGGCCAAAGAGGAGGCCTTGCGGATGCTCCTGCGCCTCAAGCAGATGATGGATTCTAAG ATTTCTGATGCAGAGTTGACGTCACTGAGTCAACAGAAAAAGATTGATGAACTTGAAGCTCAACTCCAAGAAGCTGAGGATATTGTTAAAGATCTCAGAGAGGAACTGAGAGAAGTGAACACTGAATTGGAGAGGGTCAGAAACAGTAAAGAGAAGCTCCTGGATGATCAGCATGCTGTGGCACAAAAAGGAATATCTGAAGAGAATGAAGCCCACTATTCCCAGTCTAATGCACTCCCTCCCAATCAATCAGATCTCGGACATGTTGCAGCTGCTGAATTGAGAAGCATGCATGAGTTTCAGAAAAATGAGAGTTTTAAATTCTATTCTGGTGTACCTTATGTGGGGAATTTATACCTTGGATGTCCAGATTTGCCCTCTATCATTTTGAGAAGCAAAGAGCCTGAGCTGTACAGAAATGGGTGCACTCAGAGAATACGTGCGTCAGAAGGAAACCTTTCGAATATGCTTTCTGGGAAAGTACATAAAAGGAAAGATGATATCTCTACTCTAGAAGATTTAGGTGGTAAACAAATCTTTTCAGTACCTAACTGTAGCTTAGGAAATTTGAGTAATGTTGAGAAGAAAGTAGAGGCAGATAGCCAACTTGGTAGATGGAACCCCACCCCAATTTTTTGTGTCAAGAAGAAGAGAGCTACTAGATATAGGAAAAGGACGATTACCTCATCCGGAAGTTTTCCTGATCAACTTCGTAGACCTAATCAAGCTCCTGATGTTTCTTGTGCGGCAACTCATCTGATTTCTGTGAGAAGTGATGTTCATTTTGAGGAAAATAAATCCAAGATGGTGTCAAGATTATCTTCAGATGGAGCTGAACCAGGGTTAGAGGAGGATTGTGCTGAAACTTCTGAAAATGATATTGAGCTTGGTAACTCTGCTGCTGTTCATAGACCCGTGAATGAAAATGAAGGTACAGAAAATTTGGTCCTTAAGGATTCTGCCGGGAGTTCGGTGGCTACAGAGGGTGAAACAGATCttcaaaactcaaatattacattgcCGATATATGAGCCAAATGAACCTACTGTAGCGGATAGGGTTGGTAATCAACCTATCCATGAAAGAATAATCAAGTATACATTCCAAAGGAAGCGAAAGAGAGATTCTTTGAGCAAATCCAATGGGgttgtttcttttgaaagtGATACTTCTAAGAGGCGAACTTTGGGGGAAGAAAGTGATCCTGTGGAGCAGGAGAAGTCAAACTTAGTAACAGAATCCTCTCGACATTGTGGGCGCTTAGCACACATTGCTCATCAG CTTATATCTCTGTCGGAGAGCAAATGGTAG